A genomic region of Paludisphaera rhizosphaerae contains the following coding sequences:
- the gcvT gene encoding glycine cleavage system aminomethyltransferase GcvT, giving the protein MADSSPLKTPLFDWHEANGGRMVDFAGWLMPVQYTSIVEEHQKVRNGVGLFDVSHMGRLAFDGPKALPWINTVATNDAAKLEPGKIQYSLLANDLGGLIDDILVYRLDKGYYVVCNASNRDRVVAQFAEHQEGFKATLADKTLETAMIAVQGPSAAATLQPLVNVPLDGLKYYHVVAGRVSGEVEALISRTGYTGEDGFELIVPGPEALKVWLALLDSGSAFGVAPIGLGARDTLRFEAAMPLYGHELSDSIDPFAAGVGWAVKLDKGDFVGAEALKQQQQNPGSKRIGLKLDGKRIARQGATVTSDDRTLGTVTSGTFAPTLQQSLAMALIDPEFAKPGTKVVVDVRGKAEPAEVVPLPFYKRPKV; this is encoded by the coding sequence ATGGCCGATTCGTCCCCGTTGAAAACTCCCCTTTTCGATTGGCATGAGGCCAACGGCGGCCGGATGGTCGATTTCGCGGGATGGTTGATGCCCGTCCAGTACACGAGCATCGTCGAGGAGCACCAGAAGGTCCGGAACGGCGTCGGCCTGTTCGACGTCAGCCACATGGGCCGACTGGCCTTCGACGGCCCCAAGGCGCTCCCCTGGATCAACACGGTCGCCACCAACGACGCCGCCAAGCTGGAACCGGGGAAGATCCAGTACAGCCTGCTGGCCAACGACCTCGGCGGCCTGATCGACGACATCCTCGTCTACCGTCTGGACAAGGGATATTACGTCGTCTGCAACGCGTCCAACCGCGACCGCGTCGTCGCCCAGTTCGCTGAACATCAGGAAGGCTTCAAGGCGACGCTCGCCGACAAAACCCTGGAGACGGCGATGATCGCCGTCCAGGGGCCCTCGGCCGCGGCGACCCTCCAACCGCTGGTCAACGTCCCGCTCGACGGCCTGAAGTACTACCATGTCGTGGCGGGCCGGGTGAGCGGCGAGGTTGAGGCTCTCATCAGCCGCACGGGCTACACCGGCGAGGACGGCTTCGAGCTGATCGTCCCCGGCCCCGAAGCCCTCAAGGTCTGGCTCGCCCTGCTCGACTCCGGCTCCGCGTTCGGCGTCGCTCCGATCGGCCTGGGAGCGCGAGACACGCTCCGGTTCGAGGCCGCGATGCCCCTGTACGGCCACGAATTGTCGGACTCGATCGACCCCTTCGCCGCCGGCGTCGGCTGGGCCGTGAAGCTCGACAAGGGGGACTTCGTCGGGGCGGAGGCGCTCAAACAGCAGCAGCAGAACCCCGGCTCGAAGCGGATCGGCCTAAAGCTGGACGGCAAGCGGATCGCCCGCCAGGGGGCGACGGTCACCAGCGACGACCGCACCCTGGGGACGGTCACCTCCGGCACGTTCGCGCCGACGCTCCAGCAGAGCCTGGCGATGGCCCTGATCGACCCCGAGTTCGCCAAACCGGGGACAAAGGTCGTCGTCGACGTCCGGGGCAAGGCTGAGCCGGCCGAGGTCGTCCCACTTCCCTTCTACAAGCGGCCGAAGGTCTGA
- a CDS encoding Uma2 family endonuclease — MSTAKPDPRPAPEIVLLDPPFWDAYDPRFPDSDGKPMADSTIQYRWMVTIAENLEELFEDRLDVLVACDLLWYFDQTNPKKCIAPDVFVAFGRPKAHRHSYKEWIEGHAPEVVFEIHSPSNTARRMREKQEIYDERGVEEYYYYDPETGRFQGWLRGEGGLESIEAVDSWTSPRLGVTFEPHPGKEALVIRRPNGEAFQHVQDIMRDRRVALRAAKIQRRRRREAERRADLEHERAQTERRLREEADHLTRAERQRAETERQRAETERLAREEADAVARAERERADRLAAKLRELGIDPE; from the coding sequence ATGAGCACCGCCAAGCCCGACCCGCGACCAGCCCCGGAGATCGTTCTGCTCGACCCGCCGTTCTGGGACGCTTACGACCCGAGGTTCCCCGACAGCGACGGCAAACCGATGGCCGATAGTACGATCCAGTATCGCTGGATGGTCACAATCGCCGAGAACCTCGAGGAACTCTTCGAGGACCGACTCGACGTTCTGGTGGCCTGCGACCTGCTCTGGTACTTCGACCAGACGAACCCCAAGAAGTGCATCGCCCCGGACGTCTTCGTCGCCTTTGGCCGCCCCAAGGCGCACCGGCATTCGTACAAGGAGTGGATCGAAGGGCACGCGCCGGAGGTCGTCTTCGAGATCCACTCCCCGTCCAACACAGCCAGGCGGATGCGGGAGAAGCAGGAGATCTACGACGAACGGGGGGTCGAGGAGTATTACTACTACGACCCCGAGACCGGCCGCTTCCAGGGCTGGCTGCGCGGCGAGGGGGGCCTGGAGTCGATCGAGGCGGTCGATAGCTGGACGAGTCCGCGGCTGGGCGTGACTTTCGAGCCCCATCCGGGAAAAGAGGCCTTGGTGATTCGCCGCCCCAACGGCGAGGCGTTCCAGCACGTCCAGGACATCATGCGCGACCGCAGAGTCGCCCTCCGCGCCGCCAAGATCCAACGCCGGCGTCGTCGTGAGGCCGAGCGCCGCGCCGATCTCGAACACGAGCGAGCCCAAACCGAACGCCGACTTCGCGAGGAAGCCGACCATCTTACGCGCGCCGAACGCCAACGAGCCGAGACCGAACGCCAACGAGCCGAGACCGAACGCCTGGCCCGCGAAGAAGCCGACGCCGTGGCTCGCGCTGAACGCGAGCGGGCCGATCGACTCGCCGCAAAACTGCGTGAATTGGGGATCGATCCTGAGTGA
- a CDS encoding FtsK/SpoIIIE domain-containing protein, whose amino-acid sequence MTPTSLRASDETSADAPNTADLLRAQRDALRALAAAVAERAETEAAVKAARRTKDAEADHEYHSKKDSLARRIEQLDKEAAAAGENGRRELAETASAAESQAKNEFAMGSRRIAAEFDSLRQSAKSKLARDKQDAVAAHDSGQKVAMKERAVALKPVQDAVEILNSYRERLAVLADEFRKFGLNPDPPPPTRENYAKFTEPSDELFERLSRMGPPLKLLERLIIPRSLEGAKEAWVYATTTVLGALIGLFLSGDPTIIAVLAVVGLALGLALRMKLIALAKQQLERLYVPLMQSAADAGGLADYCRAQIDGKFQETLKTLAARQEKETEQAKERHTLAIAQGEADRDERLRQINEVYGRKLRENQEAHERRERETAEAHQRKTADLKAKAEAGATRLEADHKSLKEQARAVFDTDRRANASRWREAATSAFAAIDEVGRFADGLGIDWNDSTADEADLPSAIPPALRFGTVNVDLASLPGGLPADPDLMEGLPNQLRIPALRPFPSAANLLIETPAEGRAAASTAIQAAMLRLLTTVPPGMVRFTIVDPIGLGRGFGAFMHLADFDEALVNNQVWTDARQIEERLADLETHMEHVTQKFLRNEYASIEEYNAVAGEVAEPYRVLVVVDYPTKFDEKAAARLASIVAGGPPCGVLTLVAVDEGREIPASCRLADLRPYCTRLTWNDGALAWDDPELGSYPFTPDSPPTGDAATRLIQRIGEAAKAAKRVEVPFEFIAPAADSWWTCDSRSDIDVPLGKAAASKRQHLMLGKGTSQHVLIAGRTGSGKSTLMHALIVNLALAYSPDEIDLYLIDFKKGVEFKVYASHHLPHASVVAIESEREFGVSVLTRLDAELKIRADRFRAAGVQDVQGFRNTPGAPPLPRILLVVDEFQEFFVDEDKLAQEAAGLLDRLVRQGRAFGIHVILGSQSLGGAFTLARSTLGQMAVRIALQCSDTDSHLILSESNPAAKALSRPGEAIYNDANGAPEGNHAFQVVWLGEERREDYLDKIRELVDSHPKVTARTAIVFEGDARADFAANPRLLERLDAPSWPDSPRSAQAWLGDPVAIKDPTAALFRRQGANHLLIVGQNEEGALGVTASALVSLAVQFAPAGDDLVREGARFWILDGTPEDAEHADALRKVAEALPHGVKVGGWREAVTFTTEVAAELNRRREPDADDGPKLFLFVHDLPRFRDLRRREDDFHFGEREQETPADLIDLILREGPGYGVHLIAWCDTVNNLNRCVSMQQLREFGMRVLFQMSPTDSGHLLDNPAAAKLGANRALYYSEEHNRIEKFRPYAPPDAALLARIREKLAER is encoded by the coding sequence GTGACGCCGACTTCCCTCAGAGCCTCGGACGAAACCTCGGCCGACGCCCCGAACACAGCCGACCTGCTCCGCGCCCAGCGCGACGCGCTCCGCGCCCTGGCTGCGGCCGTCGCCGAGCGTGCCGAGACCGAGGCCGCCGTCAAGGCCGCACGCCGGACCAAGGACGCCGAGGCTGATCACGAGTACCACTCGAAAAAGGACTCCCTCGCCCGCCGCATCGAGCAACTCGACAAGGAGGCTGCCGCCGCCGGAGAGAACGGCCGGCGCGAGTTGGCCGAGACGGCATCCGCCGCGGAGTCCCAGGCCAAGAACGAGTTCGCGATGGGGAGCCGCCGCATCGCCGCCGAGTTCGACTCCCTCCGACAGTCGGCCAAGTCGAAGCTTGCCCGCGACAAGCAGGACGCCGTCGCCGCTCACGACTCCGGCCAAAAAGTCGCCATGAAGGAGCGGGCCGTCGCGCTCAAGCCCGTCCAGGACGCTGTCGAAATCCTCAACTCCTATCGCGAGCGGCTCGCCGTCCTCGCCGACGAGTTCCGTAAGTTCGGCCTCAACCCTGATCCACCGCCTCCCACCCGCGAGAACTACGCCAAGTTCACCGAGCCCAGCGACGAACTGTTCGAACGCCTCTCCCGCATGGGCCCGCCGCTCAAACTGCTGGAACGGCTTATCATTCCGCGCTCGCTGGAGGGGGCCAAGGAAGCGTGGGTCTACGCCACGACGACCGTGCTGGGCGCGCTGATCGGTCTCTTCCTCAGCGGCGACCCGACGATTATCGCCGTCCTGGCGGTCGTCGGCTTGGCGCTGGGGCTGGCGCTCCGAATGAAGCTGATCGCGCTGGCGAAGCAGCAGCTTGAACGCTTGTACGTCCCGTTGATGCAGTCGGCGGCCGACGCCGGCGGGCTGGCGGACTACTGCCGGGCGCAGATCGACGGCAAGTTCCAGGAAACGCTGAAGACCCTCGCCGCACGCCAGGAGAAGGAGACCGAGCAGGCGAAGGAACGACACACCCTGGCCATCGCCCAGGGAGAGGCCGATCGCGACGAGCGTCTGCGCCAGATCAACGAGGTCTACGGCCGCAAGCTCCGCGAGAATCAGGAAGCCCACGAGCGCCGCGAGCGTGAGACCGCTGAGGCCCACCAGCGCAAAACGGCCGACCTGAAAGCCAAGGCCGAAGCCGGCGCGACCCGGTTGGAAGCGGATCACAAGTCCCTCAAGGAGCAGGCCCGGGCCGTCTTCGACACCGACCGCCGCGCGAACGCGTCCCGATGGCGCGAGGCCGCGACCTCGGCCTTCGCCGCGATCGATGAGGTCGGCCGCTTCGCCGACGGACTGGGGATCGACTGGAACGACTCGACGGCCGACGAGGCGGATCTCCCCAGCGCCATCCCGCCGGCCCTGCGGTTCGGCACCGTGAACGTCGACCTGGCGAGCCTCCCCGGCGGCCTGCCGGCCGACCCGGACCTGATGGAAGGGCTCCCCAACCAGCTCCGGATCCCCGCGCTCCGGCCCTTCCCCTCAGCGGCGAATCTCCTGATCGAGACCCCCGCCGAGGGTCGTGCGGCCGCCTCCACGGCCATCCAGGCGGCCATGCTCCGGCTGTTGACCACCGTGCCGCCCGGCATGGTCCGATTCACGATCGTCGATCCGATCGGTCTGGGCCGAGGCTTCGGCGCCTTCATGCACCTGGCCGACTTCGACGAGGCGCTCGTCAACAACCAGGTCTGGACCGACGCCCGCCAGATCGAGGAGCGGCTCGCCGACCTCGAAACCCACATGGAGCACGTCACCCAGAAGTTCCTGCGGAACGAGTACGCCTCCATCGAGGAATACAACGCCGTGGCCGGCGAGGTCGCCGAGCCTTATCGCGTCCTGGTCGTCGTCGACTACCCGACCAAGTTCGATGAAAAGGCCGCAGCGCGTCTGGCCTCGATCGTCGCCGGCGGCCCCCCTTGCGGCGTCCTGACGCTGGTCGCCGTCGACGAGGGCCGCGAGATCCCCGCCAGTTGCCGCCTGGCCGACCTGCGCCCGTATTGCACGCGACTCACCTGGAATGACGGAGCCCTCGCCTGGGACGACCCCGAGCTAGGATCGTACCCCTTCACGCCAGACTCGCCCCCAACTGGCGACGCCGCCACCCGGCTCATCCAGCGCATCGGCGAAGCAGCCAAAGCGGCCAAGCGCGTGGAGGTCCCCTTCGAGTTCATCGCGCCAGCGGCCGACTCCTGGTGGACCTGCGACAGTCGCTCGGACATCGACGTCCCCCTCGGCAAGGCGGCGGCCTCCAAACGGCAGCACCTGATGCTGGGCAAGGGAACGTCTCAACACGTCCTGATCGCCGGTCGAACGGGCTCGGGCAAATCGACGTTGATGCACGCCTTGATCGTCAACCTGGCGCTCGCATACAGCCCGGACGAGATCGACCTGTATCTGATCGACTTCAAGAAGGGCGTCGAGTTCAAGGTTTACGCCTCTCACCATCTCCCCCACGCGAGCGTCGTGGCCATCGAGAGCGAGCGCGAGTTCGGCGTCAGCGTCCTGACCCGTCTCGACGCCGAGTTGAAGATCCGCGCCGATCGCTTCCGGGCGGCCGGCGTCCAGGACGTCCAGGGCTTCCGCAACACGCCCGGCGCGCCCCCCCTGCCCCGCATCCTGCTGGTGGTCGACGAGTTCCAGGAGTTCTTCGTCGATGAAGACAAACTGGCGCAGGAGGCCGCCGGCCTGCTCGACCGCCTCGTCCGCCAGGGTCGAGCGTTCGGCATTCACGTAATCCTCGGCTCGCAGAGCCTCGGCGGCGCGTTCACGCTGGCGAGGAGCACGCTCGGCCAGATGGCCGTGCGAATCGCCCTCCAGTGCAGCGACACCGATTCACACCTGATCCTCTCGGAGAGCAACCCCGCAGCCAAGGCCCTCTCCCGTCCCGGCGAGGCGATCTACAACGACGCCAACGGCGCTCCCGAGGGGAACCACGCCTTCCAGGTCGTCTGGCTGGGCGAGGAACGTCGTGAAGACTACCTCGACAAGATCCGCGAGCTGGTCGACTCCCACCCGAAGGTGACCGCTCGCACGGCCATCGTCTTCGAGGGCGACGCCCGCGCCGATTTCGCCGCCAATCCCAGGCTGCTGGAACGGCTCGACGCCCCCTCCTGGCCCGACTCTCCCCGGTCGGCGCAGGCGTGGCTCGGCGACCCGGTGGCCATCAAGGACCCGACGGCGGCCCTCTTCCGCCGTCAGGGGGCGAATCACCTGCTGATCGTCGGCCAGAACGAGGAAGGGGCCCTCGGCGTGACGGCCTCGGCCCTGGTTAGCCTGGCCGTGCAGTTCGCGCCGGCAGGCGACGACCTTGTCCGCGAGGGGGCGCGATTCTGGATCCTCGACGGCACCCCCGAGGACGCCGAGCACGCCGACGCCCTCCGCAAGGTCGCCGAGGCGCTCCCGCACGGCGTCAAGGTCGGCGGTTGGCGTGAAGCGGTCACGTTCACGACGGAAGTCGCCGCCGAGTTGAACCGCCGCCGCGAGCCCGACGCCGACGACGGCCCCAAACTGTTCCTCTTCGTCCACGACCTCCCGCGCTTCCGGGACCTCCGCCGACGTGAGGACGACTTCCACTTCGGCGAGCGCGAGCAGGAGACCCCGGCCGACCTGATCGACCTGATTCTCCGCGAAGGCCCCGGCTACGGCGTCCACCTGATCGCCTGGTGCGACACGGTGAACAACCTCAATCGCTGCGTCTCCATGCAGCAGCTCCGCGAGTTCGGCATGCGGGTCCTCTTCCAGATGAGCCCCACCGACTCCGGCCACCTGCTCGACAACCCGGCCGCCGCCAAGCTCGGCGCCAACCGGGCCCTCTACTACAGCGAGGAACACAACCGGATCGAGAAGTTCCGCCCCTACGCCCCGCCGGACGCGGCCCTACTGGCCCGGATCCGGGAGAAACTCGCCGAGCGCTGA
- a CDS encoding MutS-related protein produces the protein MTHRLAEAPTALPPDLHAEYSRRLALHEAARARWDRFDARVADLRLAVFVAGAALAAYIYFQGVPSWWWLAAPIAAFVALVLAHEPISRLADRSARTIEFYKRGLARLEDRWAGTGETGLAFLDVEHPYAADLDVFGVGSLFERLCLARTRAGEEALASWLLAPASPEVIAARREAVVELRPRLDLREDLELLGADVRAGIHPASLSAWGETPRVFPTRPVRVVAFILAALGSAALIFWIYMQDFPRFLLFMLILAVEGLFAWRVSRRVDAVLEGIDEKAHDLHILSGLLDRIEREPMSAPLLRSLRESLETGGRPASERIRSLGKLLNLLDSGSNQFFQPFALVMLWRTQLAMKVDAWRAENGPQIAGWLAAVGDFEALSALACYAAENSQDVFPEVVPGPALFIAEGLGHPLIPRAQCVTNDVSLGEETTAIVVSGSNMSGKSTLLRAIGAATVLGLAGAPVRATRLRLSPLAVGATLRVQDSLQAGRSRFYAEITRVRQIVDVSRGPLPLLFLLDELFSGTNSHDRRVGAEAVIRGLLDRGAVGLLTTHDLALAEIVAGLGPRTLNVHFEDHFEDGVMRFDYRIHPGVVTHSNALALMRAVGLEV, from the coding sequence ATGACTCACCGACTCGCCGAAGCACCGACCGCCCTCCCGCCGGACCTCCACGCCGAGTATTCGCGTCGACTCGCCCTGCACGAAGCCGCCCGCGCCCGCTGGGACCGATTCGACGCCCGTGTGGCCGACCTGCGGCTGGCGGTGTTCGTCGCGGGAGCCGCCCTAGCGGCCTACATCTACTTCCAGGGCGTGCCGTCGTGGTGGTGGCTGGCGGCCCCGATTGCGGCGTTCGTCGCGCTGGTGCTGGCCCACGAGCCGATCAGCCGTCTCGCCGATCGTTCCGCGAGGACGATCGAATTCTACAAGCGAGGGCTCGCCCGGCTGGAGGACCGATGGGCTGGAACCGGTGAGACCGGGCTGGCCTTCCTGGACGTCGAACATCCCTATGCGGCCGACCTGGACGTCTTCGGCGTCGGCTCGCTGTTCGAGAGGCTCTGCCTCGCGAGGACCAGGGCCGGCGAGGAGGCGCTGGCCTCTTGGCTGCTGGCGCCGGCTTCTCCCGAGGTCATCGCGGCGCGTCGCGAGGCGGTCGTCGAGTTGCGTCCGCGGTTGGACCTGCGCGAGGATCTGGAACTGCTCGGGGCCGACGTCCGCGCGGGGATCCATCCGGCGTCGCTGTCGGCCTGGGGGGAGACCCCCCGCGTCTTCCCGACGCGGCCGGTGCGCGTCGTCGCCTTCATCCTGGCCGCGTTGGGATCGGCTGCCCTGATCTTCTGGATCTACATGCAGGACTTCCCTCGGTTCCTCCTCTTCATGCTGATCCTGGCGGTTGAGGGCCTTTTCGCCTGGAGGGTGTCGCGGCGGGTCGACGCCGTTCTGGAGGGGATCGACGAGAAGGCCCACGACCTGCACATCCTCTCGGGCCTGCTGGACCGCATCGAACGCGAGCCGATGAGCGCCCCGCTGCTGAGATCGTTGCGCGAGTCGCTCGAGACCGGCGGCCGACCGGCGTCAGAGCGGATCCGATCGCTCGGTAAGCTGTTGAACCTGCTGGATTCGGGCTCGAACCAGTTCTTCCAGCCGTTCGCTTTGGTGATGCTCTGGCGGACGCAGTTGGCCATGAAGGTCGACGCCTGGCGCGCCGAGAACGGCCCCCAGATCGCCGGCTGGTTGGCAGCCGTGGGGGATTTCGAGGCCCTCTCGGCTCTGGCCTGCTATGCGGCCGAGAACTCGCAAGACGTTTTCCCGGAGGTCGTCCCCGGCCCGGCGCTGTTCATCGCCGAGGGACTGGGCCATCCCTTGATCCCTCGGGCGCAGTGCGTCACGAACGACGTCTCTCTCGGCGAGGAGACGACGGCGATCGTCGTCAGCGGATCGAACATGTCGGGCAAGAGCACGCTGTTGCGGGCGATCGGCGCGGCGACGGTCCTCGGTCTGGCGGGAGCTCCGGTGCGGGCGACTCGTCTGAGGTTGTCGCCGTTGGCCGTGGGGGCGACTCTCCGCGTGCAGGATTCGCTCCAGGCCGGGCGGTCGCGGTTCTATGCCGAGATCACCCGCGTCCGACAGATCGTGGACGTCTCCCGCGGGCCGTTGCCCTTGCTCTTCCTGCTCGACGAGCTGTTCAGCGGCACGAACTCCCACGATCGCCGCGTCGGGGCCGAGGCGGTCATCCGCGGCCTCCTCGACCGCGGCGCCGTCGGCCTTTTGACGACTCACGACCTGGCGCTCGCCGAGATCGTGGCCGGTCTCGGTCCCCGCACGCTCAACGTCCACTTCGAGGACCACTTCGAGGACGGAGTCATGCGGTTCGACTACCGGATCCATCCGGGAGTCGTCACGCATTCCAACGCCCTTGCCCTGATGCGGGCCGTGGGTTTGGAGGTATGA
- a CDS encoding S1 RNA-binding domain-containing protein, with amino-acid sequence MSVISDAEWPFGDHLSPDKAGEWAAVQAQLAVGESVRGPVIARRPFGVFVDIGVGFPALLEVIQFLDARQRRYSLDDYPAIGETITARVVAFNDQNRQVCLTQLTPHPYLDASR; translated from the coding sequence ATGAGCGTGATCAGCGACGCCGAGTGGCCCTTCGGCGACCATTTGTCCCCCGACAAGGCCGGAGAATGGGCCGCCGTCCAGGCCCAGCTCGCTGTCGGAGAGTCAGTCCGAGGTCCCGTGATCGCCCGACGACCATTCGGGGTGTTTGTGGATATCGGGGTAGGCTTCCCGGCGCTACTCGAAGTCATCCAGTTTCTGGATGCGCGCCAGCGACGGTACAGCCTCGATGATTATCCTGCGATCGGCGAAACGATCACGGCCCGGGTGGTGGCGTTTAACGATCAGAATCGGCAGGTTTGCTTGACTCAACTCACCCCGCACCCCTACCTGGACGCATCGCGATAA
- a CDS encoding DUF1552 domain-containing protein, whose amino-acid sequence MSRAKISRRTLLRGVGAAIALPWMESMAVAAAPAAKGPAGPRRMAFFYVPNGVHMQDWKPGAEGRDFQIPWILEPLAPLKQDMLVLTGLAQDNARAKGDGPGDHARSLSCFLTGVHPVKTDGANIQVGVSVDQVAAQKLGSATRLPSLELGIERGGQSGNCDSGYSCAYSSNISWRSPTTPSSKEINPRLVFDRLFGNRNLTGSEADRKKRSLYERSILDFVLEDAEALKRRIGQNDRRKMDEYLTAVREIEQRIARADLDDERPTDLNVARPAGVPKDYAEHVRLMFDLMVLAFQTDTTRICTFMYGNEGSTRPYPFLDIPEGHHDLSHHANDPKKHEKIRKINRFHIEEFARMLKKLKESKEGEASILDNSMIVYGSGISDGNRHNHDDLPVLVMGRGGGTIDSGRHVVHKPQPLNNLFLSMLDRMDVPCERLGDSTGRLDKLS is encoded by the coding sequence ATGAGCCGAGCGAAGATCTCCCGCCGGACCCTGTTGCGAGGCGTCGGCGCAGCCATCGCCCTCCCCTGGATGGAGTCCATGGCGGTCGCGGCTGCTCCCGCCGCCAAGGGACCCGCCGGCCCCCGCCGCATGGCCTTCTTCTACGTCCCCAACGGCGTCCACATGCAGGACTGGAAGCCCGGCGCTGAGGGCCGCGACTTCCAGATCCCCTGGATCCTGGAACCTCTCGCGCCTCTGAAGCAGGACATGCTCGTCCTCACCGGTCTGGCTCAGGACAACGCCCGCGCCAAGGGAGACGGGCCCGGCGATCACGCCCGGTCGCTCTCGTGCTTCCTGACCGGCGTCCACCCAGTCAAGACGGACGGCGCCAACATCCAGGTGGGCGTCTCGGTCGACCAGGTCGCGGCTCAGAAGCTCGGCTCGGCGACCCGGCTCCCCTCGCTGGAGCTGGGCATCGAACGCGGCGGCCAGTCGGGCAACTGCGACTCCGGCTACAGCTGCGCCTACTCGTCCAACATCTCCTGGCGGTCGCCGACGACGCCGTCGTCCAAGGAGATCAATCCCCGCCTCGTCTTCGACCGGCTTTTCGGCAACCGCAACCTCACGGGTTCCGAGGCCGACCGCAAGAAGCGCAGCCTGTATGAGCGGAGCATCCTCGATTTCGTGCTGGAAGACGCCGAGGCCCTGAAACGGCGGATCGGCCAGAACGACCGCCGCAAGATGGACGAATACCTCACGGCCGTCCGCGAAATCGAGCAGCGCATCGCACGGGCCGATCTCGACGACGAGCGTCCGACGGACCTGAACGTCGCTCGTCCGGCGGGCGTCCCCAAGGACTACGCCGAGCACGTCCGGCTGATGTTCGACCTGATGGTTCTGGCCTTCCAGACCGACACGACCCGCATCTGCACCTTCATGTACGGCAACGAGGGGAGCACCCGCCCGTATCCATTCCTGGATATCCCCGAAGGCCACCACGACCTTTCACACCACGCCAACGACCCGAAGAAGCACGAGAAGATCCGCAAGATCAACCGCTTCCACATCGAAGAATTCGCCCGCATGCTCAAGAAGCTAAAGGAGAGCAAGGAGGGCGAAGCCTCGATCCTGGACAACTCGATGATCGTCTACGGCAGCGGCATCTCCGACGGCAACCGCCACAACCATGACGATCTCCCCGTCCTGGTCATGGGCAGGGGAGGCGGCACGATCGACTCCGGTCGGCACGTCGTCCATAAGCCCCAGCCGCTCAACAACCTGTTTCTCTCGATGCTCGACCGAATGGACGTCCCCTGCGAACGCCTCGGGGACAGCACCGGCCGGCTCGACAAGCTCTCCTGA